In Desulfuromonas sp. KJ2020, a single window of DNA contains:
- a CDS encoding ATP-binding protein, with protein MIDLGKTASTLSHGVRNPLNAIKGAVVYLKDKYGEEKNLVEFTEIMEEEILRLEKFISSFLSTTFDDLEKRQIELNRILKKIETFTSLQTASMPVTLSFRYGEVGALRLNPFQVEHAILNVVNNAIAVLKHQGGSITVESRREKRSDGEFAVIEVIDDGPGMPEKIIHSLSRPQNSTASKSGKGFGLFLTLEAMQCHGGFLDIQRLSPKGTSVKMGFPLEIGE; from the coding sequence TTGATCGACCTGGGAAAGACGGCCTCAACACTGTCTCACGGCGTTCGCAATCCATTGAATGCCATCAAAGGCGCGGTGGTCTATCTCAAGGACAAGTATGGGGAGGAAAAAAATCTGGTCGAATTTACTGAAATTATGGAAGAGGAAATTCTGCGGCTGGAAAAGTTCATCAGCAGTTTCCTTAGCACCACCTTCGATGATCTTGAAAAACGCCAGATTGAACTCAATCGCATCCTTAAAAAAATTGAGACCTTTACCTCTCTGCAGACCGCGTCCATGCCGGTGACCTTGTCATTTCGTTACGGGGAGGTTGGCGCCCTGCGGTTGAATCCTTTTCAGGTGGAACACGCTATTCTCAATGTCGTCAATAACGCCATTGCCGTTCTCAAACATCAGGGGGGGAGTATCACCGTAGAGAGTCGACGCGAGAAGAGAAGCGACGGCGAGTTTGCGGTGATTGAAGTTATTGATGATGGGCCCGGCATGCCGGAGAAAATCATCCACTCCCTTTCGCGTCCACAAAATTCCACCGCCAGCAAGTCAGGCAAGGGATTTGGTCTTTTTCTGACCCTGGAAGCCATGCAGTGCCATGGCGGTTTTCTTGATATTCAGCGTCTTTCGCCCAAGGGGACCTCCGTCAAAATGGGGTTCCCCCTGGAAATCGGTGAGTGA
- a CDS encoding TIGR03013 family XrtA/PEP-CTERM system glycosyltransferase, with product MGKTLMILVGGDLLIALMAHHFGFMVRSGTLSLLEDNYLGDILKVLVFALVLLFTTYFSEMYSREKRFGLSETLGRVLASLVLAFVVLSATYYLQPSIAIRTDVLILSLILFGIVQFLWHNRYPLLLRVPGISKKVLVFGVGPLAQQMEMLISMSNTGYVFEGFVSPGRDYDPDSRDPLIASVDTLLAAAENRKVNKIVISLSERRGVFPVREILRCKLKGIEIVDAVTFYEDVTGKLMVENINPSWFIFSGGFKLTQFMRGMKRILDVILSLMGIILFLPFAPIIAVMIKLDSPGPVLFKQLRVGVGEKTFHLYKFRTMRQDAEKNSGAVWATEDDPRITRVGRFLRKSRLDEVPQLFNVLRGDMSFVGPRPERPEFVNKLNERVPYYATRHTVKPGVTGWAQVKYPYGASEEDALEKLRYDLFYIKNYSLLLDLVIILETVKVVLFGRGGR from the coding sequence ATGGGAAAAACACTGATGATCCTGGTAGGCGGCGATTTGCTGATTGCGCTCATGGCGCATCATTTTGGTTTCATGGTGCGCTCCGGTACTCTGTCTCTTTTGGAGGACAACTACCTGGGAGACATTCTGAAAGTTCTGGTGTTTGCCCTTGTGCTGCTTTTTACCACGTACTTTTCAGAAATGTACAGTCGTGAGAAGCGTTTCGGCCTGAGCGAAACCCTTGGCCGCGTTCTGGCCTCTCTGGTATTGGCCTTCGTCGTTCTTTCTGCAACATATTACCTTCAACCCTCCATTGCCATCCGCACGGACGTCCTGATTCTTTCATTGATCCTTTTCGGTATCGTTCAATTCCTCTGGCACAATCGTTATCCTTTATTGCTCAGGGTGCCGGGGATCTCCAAGAAGGTTCTCGTCTTCGGCGTCGGTCCCCTGGCCCAGCAGATGGAGATGCTCATCTCCATGTCCAATACCGGTTATGTCTTTGAAGGATTTGTGTCCCCCGGTCGCGATTATGATCCAGACTCTCGGGATCCCCTCATTGCTTCTGTCGACACCCTGCTGGCCGCCGCCGAAAATCGCAAAGTCAATAAAATCGTCATTTCTCTGTCCGAACGGCGTGGGGTTTTCCCGGTGCGCGAAATTCTGCGCTGCAAACTCAAAGGAATTGAGATCGTCGATGCCGTAACCTTTTATGAAGATGTCACCGGCAAACTCATGGTCGAAAACATCAATCCAAGCTGGTTTATTTTTTCCGGCGGTTTCAAGCTCACCCAGTTTATGCGGGGCATGAAACGGATACTTGATGTAATCCTTTCCCTGATGGGAATCATTCTGTTTCTGCCCTTTGCGCCGATCATCGCCGTGATGATCAAGCTGGATTCGCCCGGACCTGTCCTCTTCAAGCAATTGAGAGTCGGAGTCGGCGAGAAAACCTTTCATCTGTATAAATTTCGCACGATGAGGCAAGACGCGGAAAAAAACTCCGGTGCCGTCTGGGCGACTGAAGACGATCCCCGCATCACCCGTGTGGGGCGCTTCTTACGCAAAAGCCGTCTGGATGAGGTTCCCCAGCTGTTCAACGTGCTGCGCGGGGACATGAGCTTTGTCGGTCCTCGCCCCGAGCGTCCCGAGTTCGTGAACAAGCTCAATGAACGTGTCCCCTACTATGCCACGCGTCATACCGTCAAGCCGGGAGTCACCGGCTGGGCCCAGGTGAAATATCCATACGGTGCCTCCGAAGAGGATGCGCTGGAAAAGCTGCGCTACGACCTGTTTTACATCAAAAATTATTCACTGCTGCTTGATCTGGTGATCATTCTTGAAACCGTTAAAGTCGTGCTTTTCGGCCGCGGAGGAAGGTAA
- a CDS encoding sigma-54 dependent transcriptional regulator — translation MSQEFCGHVLVVDDEANARRVLSAILSEAGYQVAEAECARDAKTVLRSLDVDVVISDVRMPEEDGIELHDHISEHYPDIPVIFLTAYGDVESAVSAMTKGAFYYFVKPPNYADLKGILSRAVDQRRLKRELQLLREKLGEENRRYRIIGRHPEIRRIFETIESIKDSESSVLITGETGTGKELVARALHFEGKRGAKPFVAVNCAAIPKDLIESELFGHEKGAFTGASNRHIGRVEQASGGTLFLDEIGELDLSMQAKLLRVLQEKEVDILGSSKKVAVDFRLISSTNRDLESEVKKGQFREDLFYRINVVQLKVPSLRQRRSDIPLLSAEFVKEFCRRENKLLTLSARVLEVFQDYTWPGNIRQLRNVVERAVVLARGREITVRELPNDLFTLHPSSEKEEPSKTIKEMEAQAIVDALDACGGNKSKAAKMLGLSRKALYKRLHDYRILS, via the coding sequence ATGAGCCAAGAATTCTGTGGACATGTTCTGGTGGTTGACGACGAGGCCAATGCCCGCAGGGTTCTTTCCGCCATTCTCAGCGAGGCCGGATATCAGGTGGCGGAGGCCGAGTGTGCCAGGGATGCCAAAACCGTATTACGTTCACTGGATGTCGATGTGGTGATCAGCGATGTCCGGATGCCCGAGGAGGACGGCATCGAACTTCACGACCATATCAGTGAACACTATCCTGATATCCCCGTCATTTTTCTCACAGCCTACGGTGACGTGGAGTCCGCGGTCAGCGCCATGACCAAAGGGGCCTTCTATTATTTCGTCAAGCCTCCCAATTACGCGGACCTCAAAGGTATTCTGTCCCGCGCCGTGGACCAGCGCCGGCTAAAGCGTGAACTTCAGCTGCTACGGGAAAAACTTGGAGAAGAAAATCGGCGATACCGGATTATCGGGCGGCACCCCGAAATTCGGCGGATTTTTGAAACCATCGAATCAATCAAGGATTCAGAGAGCAGCGTGCTGATCACCGGCGAAACCGGGACAGGTAAAGAGCTGGTAGCCCGGGCCTTGCATTTTGAGGGGAAGAGGGGGGCAAAACCCTTTGTGGCTGTCAACTGTGCAGCCATTCCCAAAGACCTGATAGAATCCGAACTCTTCGGCCATGAAAAAGGGGCCTTTACCGGGGCCTCCAACCGCCACATCGGCCGTGTCGAGCAGGCTTCCGGCGGGACCCTGTTCCTTGACGAGATAGGCGAGCTCGATCTTTCCATGCAGGCCAAACTTCTGCGCGTTCTGCAGGAAAAGGAAGTTGACATTCTCGGCAGCAGCAAAAAAGTAGCCGTCGATTTCCGGCTCATTTCCTCTACCAACCGCGACCTTGAATCCGAAGTTAAAAAAGGACAGTTTCGCGAGGATCTCTTTTATCGTATCAATGTCGTTCAGCTGAAAGTTCCATCCCTTCGACAGCGAAGGTCGGACATACCTCTCCTGTCTGCCGAATTCGTCAAAGAGTTCTGCCGGCGGGAGAATAAGCTGCTGACTCTTTCCGCGCGTGTTCTCGAGGTGTTTCAGGATTACACCTGGCCTGGAAACATCCGTCAACTGCGAAACGTCGTCGAGCGTGCGGTCGTTCTGGCCCGCGGGCGGGAAATCACCGTGCGGGAATTACCCAATGATCTCTTTACCCTCCACCCCTCGTCGGAAAAAGAAGAACCCAGTAAAACAATCAAGGAGATGGAGGCGCAGGCTATCGTTGATGCTTTGGATGCCTGCGGCGGTAACAAGTCCAAGGCCGCAAAAATGTTAGGTCTTTCCCGAAAAGCCCTGTACAAGCGTCTGCACGATTACCGGATTCTCAGCTGA
- a CDS encoding XrtA system polysaccharide chain length determinant produces MERSSSEIMRNLRVLYKKRYLGIATALVVMSLVIGISYFMPKQYKADSTVFIESNVINSLVEGIAITPSMDDRIRVLRYAMLSRDLISKVLKEMDLDAELGSEARLQDYVEALQTRTKIDFRNREGLFTVSIVDGDPVFARDYVNTLVRTYVEENISEKREETYGANRFLDEQLIHFKKKLDEAEDAIIEFRRQQGVFLAVGEQAILQDIQTYQREIEDITLTMETLEARKGQLAQQLKNVKQSVPIFNEQQGADRIVSLEQRIAQLLLTYTENYPEVIRLKAEVEGLKRHLQSGQEGQPLTGEMTTINPVHQEVQQNIFNVEAELSSLKARKESLLRMMEGRKAQLQDVPENRKVLAALEQERDSYRQTYDQLLTRMGQSEVSKQMEISNKASTFRIVDPAQLPKAPEFPNMVRMILLAIAAGLGSGAGLILLLDRLNPTIVEVVQIRELGVEVLAVIPTIVDSEQLRVVKRRDALIYSVSGVYFSAVLGLLAFEALLR; encoded by the coding sequence ATGGAAAGATCATCATCTGAAATCATGCGCAACCTGCGTGTGCTCTATAAAAAACGCTATCTGGGCATTGCCACCGCTCTGGTGGTTATGTCCCTGGTGATCGGTATCAGCTATTTTATGCCGAAGCAATACAAGGCGGACAGTACTGTTTTCATTGAAAGCAATGTCATCAACAGTCTGGTGGAGGGCATCGCCATCACGCCGAGCATGGACGATCGTATCCGCGTACTGCGCTATGCCATGCTCAGCCGCGACCTGATCAGCAAGGTGCTTAAAGAGATGGACTTGGATGCTGAGCTTGGCAGTGAGGCCAGGTTGCAGGACTACGTGGAGGCTTTGCAGACGAGGACAAAGATCGATTTCAGAAACCGTGAAGGTCTTTTTACCGTGTCCATTGTCGATGGCGATCCGGTTTTCGCCAGGGATTACGTCAACACGCTGGTACGAACCTATGTTGAAGAAAATATATCGGAAAAGCGCGAAGAAACCTACGGTGCCAACCGTTTCCTCGATGAGCAGCTCATCCACTTCAAAAAGAAGCTGGACGAAGCCGAAGACGCCATCATCGAATTTCGTCGCCAGCAGGGCGTTTTTCTCGCGGTGGGCGAACAGGCCATTCTGCAGGATATCCAGACGTATCAAAGGGAGATCGAGGATATCACCCTGACCATGGAGACTCTTGAAGCCAGAAAGGGACAACTGGCGCAGCAATTGAAAAACGTCAAACAGTCCGTTCCCATTTTCAACGAACAGCAAGGCGCAGACCGCATTGTGTCGCTTGAGCAGCGGATCGCCCAACTTTTACTGACCTACACGGAAAATTATCCTGAAGTCATTCGCCTGAAAGCCGAGGTGGAAGGTCTCAAGCGCCATTTGCAGAGCGGACAGGAGGGGCAACCCCTGACGGGTGAGATGACTACCATCAATCCGGTGCATCAGGAAGTACAACAGAACATCTTCAACGTCGAGGCGGAATTGAGTTCGCTTAAGGCCAGGAAAGAAAGTCTCCTGAGAATGATGGAGGGACGCAAGGCCCAACTGCAGGACGTCCCCGAAAACCGCAAGGTCCTTGCCGCTCTGGAGCAGGAACGCGATTCTTATCGCCAAACTTACGATCAACTGCTGACGCGTATGGGACAGTCGGAAGTGTCCAAACAGATGGAAATCAGCAACAAGGCCTCGACCTTCCGTATTGTCGATCCGGCTCAGCTGCCGAAGGCTCCCGAATTCCCCAATATGGTGCGCATGATTCTTCTGGCGATTGCCGCCGGCCTGGGTAGCGGGGCAGGGCTTATTCTGCTGCTGGATCGCCTGAACCCAACCATTGTAGAGGTCGTGCAGATTCGTGAATTGGGGGTGGAGGTGCTGGCCGTCATCCCGACTATCGTTGATTCTGAACAACTGCGGGTGGTGAAGCGCCGTGATGCCCTTATTTATTCGGTGTCCGGGGTTTATTTCTCAGCGGTTCTCGGGCTGCTCGCATTCGAAGCCCTGCTGCGTTAA
- a CDS encoding DUF4114 domain-containing protein has protein sequence MKKHLLIMMLVVLFPAGALALSFSNQILTANGVDYYDTGAETVVLTDTDGTADSSTAFLRIEDAGWASSNVFGIYEYQVNAEGVISVLDRLIVFSGADSPTTATVLTFDLGAGTVTNTTSGDMAYIDGTFGLFLTANSITYYSQSLLNSDGADHFLIFDTSPGAGDLFGATLYAAMEDTWNNGDADYNDMIVGMTDVAPAPVPEPGTLLLLGLGLVGLGIYRRARS, from the coding sequence ATGAAAAAACACCTGCTCATCATGATGCTCGTTGTTCTCTTTCCCGCCGGCGCTCTCGCGCTGAGTTTCAGCAATCAGATTTTGACCGCAAATGGAGTTGACTACTACGATACAGGAGCCGAAACTGTTGTCTTGACCGACACAGACGGCACAGCAGACAGTTCGACAGCATTTTTGCGCATAGAAGATGCGGGCTGGGCTTCGAGTAACGTTTTCGGCATCTACGAATACCAGGTGAACGCCGAGGGAGTAATCAGTGTCCTGGATAGACTTATTGTTTTTTCCGGCGCCGACAGCCCAACGACGGCTACCGTCCTGACCTTCGACCTGGGGGCCGGAACAGTTACAAACACGACCTCGGGAGACATGGCTTACATCGACGGAACTTTTGGTCTTTTTCTTACCGCCAACAGCATCACCTATTACTCCCAGTCACTGCTCAACTCTGACGGTGCGGACCACTTTCTTATCTTCGACACCTCCCCCGGTGCTGGTGATCTCTTTGGAGCTACGTTGTACGCTGCCATGGAAGATACCTGGAACAATGGCGATGCCGACTACAACGACATGATCGTCGGCATGACGGATGTCGCACCGGCTCCCGTTCCCGAACCAGGCACCCTCTTGCTTCTGGGACTTGGCCTTGTCGGACTGGGAATCTATCGCAGAGCAAGAAGCTAA
- a CDS encoding polysaccharide biosynthesis/export family protein: protein MKNSLCLGVLFVTLTLMPPSLALAGDYVIGDGDVLQVSVWGVPDLSVQVTVRPDGKITIPAAGDIEASGLTPAALAENLRKSIRRLVKEPIVTLTVSQITNNRIYVSGGGVPAEVVNLAGRTSLFKFLCRFGTLENADLRHAYLLRQGQKVKANFYKLFWEGDFSQDIQLQAEDILFIPNNELNKVYVVGAVAQPMFIVYRSEMKVLDAILESGGFNEYANRSNITVLRNTGEKIRVSVKDLLKGKDLSQNVFLKPGDYVIVEEGLF, encoded by the coding sequence ATGAAAAATTCACTCTGTCTTGGCGTACTGTTTGTAACACTGACCCTGATGCCGCCCTCACTGGCCTTGGCTGGGGATTATGTTATCGGGGATGGCGATGTGCTGCAGGTCTCTGTTTGGGGCGTGCCCGACCTCAGCGTGCAGGTGACGGTCCGGCCTGACGGCAAGATCACCATCCCGGCCGCCGGCGATATCGAAGCATCCGGCTTGACGCCGGCAGCGTTGGCTGAAAACCTGCGCAAGTCCATCCGGCGTCTGGTGAAAGAACCGATCGTAACCCTGACGGTGTCCCAGATTACCAATAACCGAATCTATGTTTCTGGTGGAGGGGTTCCCGCCGAGGTCGTCAACCTGGCGGGCCGCACCAGTTTGTTCAAATTCCTCTGCCGCTTCGGCACCCTCGAAAACGCCGATCTTCGCCATGCCTATCTGCTGCGCCAGGGGCAGAAGGTGAAGGCCAATTTCTACAAACTCTTCTGGGAAGGTGATTTTTCCCAGGATATCCAGTTGCAGGCTGAAGATATCCTGTTCATCCCCAACAATGAGCTGAACAAGGTCTATGTGGTCGGGGCGGTAGCCCAACCGATGTTCATCGTCTATCGATCCGAAATGAAGGTTCTTGACGCCATTCTCGAATCCGGCGGATTCAATGAATACGCCAACCGCAGCAACATTACGGTCTTGCGCAATACCGGCGAGAAAATTCGTGTGAGTGTCAAGGATCTCCTGAAAGGCAAGGATCTGAGTCAGAACGTATTTCTCAAGCCAGGGGATTACGTCATTGTCGAGGAGGGGCTTTTCTGA
- the prsT gene encoding XrtA/PEP-CTERM system TPR-repeat protein PrsT yields MKKALIGLMVLSCLLGACNRQTKESLYQEGMNLCAQGNYRGAVVLFKNALEKDPNYFEARFQLANAYLETGKYDRAFNELEKVRLQNPAFPGLQLKLAQWQIRTNHPDEALRLMELHLQGAEADSDTLEIIGQARYQKKEWNEAEKALREAVALDDKNVSAKLLLAQVLIRQQKDDQARDLLSLLVDRNVRARAAFYMLADLEADRGNPERSRELYRAWSVIDPEDADALFKIGLYDLDAGRFTEGEEGAARLIERFPASDKGLLLKGMASYLQGQSEQASRELQLSLKKGNDPLAYYFLGLSFLQMEQYELALNQFHKVLDFNPESVQARCMVAMTLLKQKRLEDAISQVQIALAKYPENGLAWNILGSAHMALGQYDKAMAEFNRAITLDPKLADVHLKKGLFNLSRGDVEQAEEDMVKAVRIAPDVLDTRLVLANHYIRQQNYLKAMEVLEEGVKGSVQDALIYNYQAGILLAQKKIPEAIARLKAAKEASPLYFTPYFNLANLYLSQEKYDLALAELNAVLSLEPKQVNAHLASGMIMELQGDEVGALASYRRARDTGTVEGAVGLANYQVKRGAQSEALAVLDQAHQEFTDHSGLLELKSRLLLKSGRVDEALELLSRIEELAPGRGYPILVQVLMHYGKKEEATRLAEKVIRTQPKSSYGYLLLAAVYEHDLLYEEALRALQRMPVDLGIAPQVQIRIAQIFEKKQDYGQAMKTYQGILDKTPHFFPARFALGALADRQGNKGVALDHYRQVLREEPNYTPALNNLAYLYADNYADKAEALELALKAFRNAPEDPGILDTLGYVLIKNNRFEEAIQSLEKAAVLLPDNPTVCYHLGLAYSAAGRTDQAMAMLKKAKEFGPFPEATKTDELLKRLSG; encoded by the coding sequence TTGAAAAAAGCTTTGATAGGCCTGATGGTTTTGTCCTGCCTTCTGGGAGCCTGTAACCGACAAACCAAAGAAAGCCTCTATCAGGAAGGTATGAACCTGTGTGCGCAGGGCAACTACCGTGGCGCCGTCGTTCTGTTTAAAAATGCCCTGGAGAAGGACCCCAATTATTTTGAAGCCCGATTTCAGTTGGCCAATGCCTACCTGGAAACGGGAAAATACGACCGCGCGTTCAACGAGTTAGAAAAAGTTCGTCTGCAAAACCCTGCTTTCCCAGGGCTTCAACTCAAACTGGCCCAGTGGCAGATCCGAACCAATCATCCTGATGAAGCCCTCCGGTTGATGGAGTTGCATCTGCAGGGTGCCGAAGCGGATTCTGATACCCTGGAGATCATAGGACAGGCCCGCTATCAGAAAAAGGAATGGAATGAGGCTGAAAAAGCTTTACGTGAAGCGGTAGCCCTGGACGATAAAAACGTCAGTGCTAAATTACTCCTGGCTCAGGTTCTCATCAGGCAGCAGAAAGACGATCAGGCGCGCGATCTCCTTTCCTTGCTGGTCGACCGGAACGTTCGTGCTCGCGCTGCCTTTTACATGCTGGCCGACCTGGAAGCGGACCGTGGCAATCCCGAGCGTAGCCGTGAGCTTTATCGGGCTTGGAGTGTCATCGACCCGGAAGACGCAGATGCGCTGTTCAAAATAGGCCTCTATGACCTGGATGCCGGACGTTTTACGGAGGGGGAAGAAGGGGCGGCCCGCCTGATCGAACGCTTTCCTGCCAGCGATAAGGGGCTGTTACTCAAAGGAATGGCCAGCTATCTGCAGGGGCAGAGCGAGCAGGCTTCCCGCGAATTGCAGCTGTCTCTCAAAAAGGGCAATGACCCTCTCGCCTATTATTTTCTCGGCCTTTCTTTTCTCCAGATGGAACAGTACGAACTGGCCCTGAACCAGTTCCACAAGGTTCTGGACTTTAATCCCGAATCGGTGCAGGCCCGCTGTATGGTGGCGATGACCCTGCTGAAACAGAAGCGCCTGGAAGATGCCATCAGCCAGGTTCAGATTGCGCTGGCCAAATATCCGGAAAATGGTTTGGCCTGGAACATCCTCGGCAGCGCCCATATGGCTCTGGGGCAGTACGACAAAGCCATGGCCGAATTCAACCGAGCCATCACTCTGGATCCAAAACTCGCCGATGTGCATCTGAAAAAAGGGTTATTCAATCTTTCCAGGGGGGATGTAGAGCAGGCTGAGGAAGACATGGTCAAGGCTGTTCGGATCGCCCCCGACGTTCTTGATACCCGGCTGGTTCTTGCCAACCACTATATTCGGCAGCAGAACTATCTGAAGGCCATGGAGGTTCTGGAAGAGGGCGTGAAGGGATCCGTGCAGGACGCCCTGATCTACAATTACCAGGCCGGGATACTGCTGGCCCAGAAAAAGATTCCCGAAGCTATCGCCAGGCTTAAAGCCGCCAAGGAGGCTTCTCCTCTTTATTTCACCCCGTATTTCAACCTGGCGAATCTCTATCTCTCACAGGAAAAATACGATCTGGCTTTGGCCGAACTGAACGCTGTTCTCTCGCTGGAACCAAAACAGGTGAACGCTCATTTGGCCAGCGGCATGATTATGGAATTGCAAGGGGATGAGGTGGGCGCCCTCGCGTCGTACCGCCGGGCCAGAGACACGGGAACGGTCGAAGGGGCCGTCGGACTGGCGAATTACCAGGTTAAAAGAGGCGCTCAGTCGGAGGCCTTGGCCGTCCTTGATCAGGCTCATCAAGAGTTTACCGATCATTCGGGCCTTCTAGAGCTCAAAAGCCGTCTGCTGCTTAAGTCCGGCCGCGTGGATGAAGCACTGGAGCTGTTGTCGCGGATCGAAGAACTGGCCCCGGGCCGAGGATACCCCATTCTGGTTCAGGTTCTGATGCATTATGGCAAGAAGGAGGAAGCCACCCGCCTGGCTGAAAAAGTGATCCGTACCCAGCCCAAATCCTCTTACGGGTATCTGCTCCTGGCTGCTGTTTATGAACATGACCTTCTCTATGAAGAGGCTCTGCGGGCATTGCAGCGAATGCCAGTTGATTTAGGTATCGCTCCCCAGGTGCAAATCCGAATCGCTCAGATCTTTGAAAAGAAGCAGGACTACGGCCAGGCCATGAAGACCTACCAGGGCATTCTCGATAAAACGCCCCATTTCTTCCCGGCCCGTTTTGCTCTAGGCGCCCTGGCGGATCGGCAGGGAAACAAGGGAGTGGCTCTTGACCATTATCGACAGGTTTTGCGCGAAGAGCCCAACTACACCCCGGCCTTGAATAATCTCGCCTACCTCTATGCCGATAATTACGCCGATAAGGCTGAAGCCCTTGAACTGGCTCTAAAAGCCTTTCGTAACGCCCCGGAGGATCCAGGCATTCTCGATACCCTCGGTTACGTCCTCATCAAAAACAACCGTTTCGAGGAAGCAATTCAGTCCCTTGAAAAAGCCGCCGTCCTGCTGCCGGACAATCCGACGGTCTGTTATCACCTGGGGCTGGCTTACAGCGCGGCGGGCAGGACTGATCAGGCGATGGCCATGCTTAAGAAGGCGAAAGAATTCGGGCCCTTCCCCGAAGCCACCAAGACCGATGAACTGCTGAAACGACTATCTGGCTGA
- a CDS encoding DNA-binding response regulator, which produces MDDKKIMIVDEEGFGRVCCALLEMYGYATDYLPQCRDFKQRCNPDQHGLVILSYPYGSEILSELPNYKRMKTIILSDYISSDLLARIKGLQQVICLTKPLDFGNFRDTISRMMPCQEAGN; this is translated from the coding sequence GTGGACGACAAAAAAATTATGATCGTCGATGAAGAAGGTTTTGGACGGGTTTGTTGCGCCTTGCTCGAAATGTATGGATATGCCACGGATTATCTTCCGCAATGCCGGGACTTCAAGCAACGCTGCAACCCGGATCAACACGGCCTGGTCATCCTGAGTTATCCCTATGGATCTGAAATCCTGTCGGAGTTGCCGAACTACAAGAGGATGAAGACCATCATCCTCTCCGACTATATCAGTTCAGATTTGCTGGCACGCATCAAAGGCCTCCAACAGGTCATCTGCCTCACCAAGCCCCTCGATTTCGGAAATTTCAGAGACACAATTTCCCGCATGATGCCTTGTCAGGAAGCAGGCAATTAG